In Haloarchaeobius litoreus, the following are encoded in one genomic region:
- a CDS encoding 6-hydroxymethylpterin diphosphokinase MptE-like protein yields the protein MEFETFEPVYESILADFGFDRASDERARDVLAELTTPFNESRLSVLDGEHVAICGAGPTLAADLDASDADRVVAASSAAAVCRDRDVPVDVYITDLDGEPELAGDLAAAGTPVAVHAHGDNVERVRSVVPQLPDGPVLPTTQAAPVAHVRNFGGFTDGDRAAFLADHAGAARLSFPGWTFEDPDVGPMKRRKLRWAARLLGWLERLRDERFVVLDGLRDDIEPLP from the coding sequence ATGGAGTTCGAGACCTTCGAGCCCGTCTACGAGTCCATCCTCGCGGACTTCGGCTTCGACCGGGCGAGCGACGAGCGCGCTCGCGACGTGCTCGCGGAGCTGACGACGCCCTTCAACGAGTCACGGCTCTCGGTGCTCGACGGCGAGCACGTCGCCATCTGCGGTGCCGGACCGACCCTCGCGGCGGACCTTGATGCCAGCGACGCCGACAGGGTCGTTGCTGCCTCCTCCGCGGCGGCGGTCTGCCGTGACCGGGACGTCCCGGTCGACGTCTACATCACCGACCTCGACGGCGAACCCGAACTCGCCGGCGACCTTGCGGCGGCAGGGACACCCGTCGCCGTCCACGCCCACGGCGACAACGTCGAGCGCGTGCGGTCGGTGGTCCCCCAACTTCCCGACGGGCCAGTGCTGCCGACGACCCAGGCCGCGCCCGTCGCCCACGTGCGGAACTTCGGCGGCTTCACCGACGGCGACCGGGCAGCGTTCCTCGCGGACCACGCCGGCGCAGCACGGCTGTCGTTCCCCGGCTGGACGTTCGAGGACCCCGACGTGGGGCCGATGAAGCGCCGGAAGCTCCGCTGGGCGGCGCGGCTGCTCGGGTGGCTGGAACGGCTGCGCGACGAGCGGTTCGTCGTCCTCGACGGGCTTCGGGACGACATCGAGCCACTGCCGTGA
- a CDS encoding SHOCT domain-containing protein produces the protein MSDLLHGDRFDRLPFLVALLAVVVAVVGNFVGAYTLALVLFALGFVVLVPLTYLYADALRRLFGRDRGKDDGPDPTSDALAELRRRHERAELTDAEFERRAARIRAVDAGAPGDAQGPADGASSGTADDTDR, from the coding sequence ATGAGCGACCTGCTTCACGGGGACCGCTTCGACAGACTCCCGTTTCTGGTGGCGCTGCTGGCGGTCGTCGTCGCCGTCGTCGGGAACTTCGTCGGTGCGTACACGCTCGCGCTGGTTCTCTTCGCGCTCGGGTTCGTCGTGCTCGTTCCGCTCACGTACCTGTACGCCGACGCCCTCCGTCGGCTGTTCGGCCGCGACCGGGGGAAAGACGACGGACCGGACCCGACCAGCGACGCGCTCGCGGAGCTCCGCCGGCGGCACGAACGGGCGGAGCTGACCGATGCCGAGTTCGAACGGCGGGCCGCACGAATCCGGGCGGTCGACGCCGGTGCGCCGGGGGACGCACAGGGGCCTGCGGACGGAGCGTCGTCCGGGACCGCGGATGACACGGACCGATAG
- the folP gene encoding dihydropteroate synthase yields the protein MQNVDAAGLAIGDDHPTRVMGVLNVSAESPYDPSVFDDPAAAAAYVEDELVAEGADIVDVGLESANKRFEVLTAEEELERLGVALSVIEHTSADPIWSIETRYHEVAEAALDGGFDMINDIAGFADPEMPHVAEEYGVAVAKMASPPDLARPGAVEETPWAERKGGDWAEQADYVDMVYEALKQNGLPDNTIVDPAFGGWSEAKTVVDDRETFRRLREFRGLGQPMLVSINRKNFLRSLTGRSTEDALAVSLAATSMAIERGAHVIRTHDVRETVDAAAVGDAFLPERHRSHEGSVTVEELDVVTEADVRRHVERLGTGDVAALATLAVFEVDGLSDGACEELVALATDADATFVTNADGDGGLLVGTHAALASLVGEPAETQGAGVVLDAVASALE from the coding sequence ATGCAGAACGTCGACGCCGCCGGACTGGCTATCGGGGACGACCACCCGACACGAGTCATGGGCGTGCTGAACGTGAGCGCCGAATCGCCGTACGACCCGAGCGTGTTCGACGACCCGGCGGCGGCCGCGGCGTACGTCGAGGACGAGCTCGTCGCAGAGGGCGCGGACATCGTCGACGTCGGGCTCGAATCCGCCAACAAGCGCTTCGAGGTCCTCACCGCCGAGGAGGAGCTGGAGCGGCTCGGCGTGGCGCTGTCGGTCATCGAGCACACGTCGGCGGACCCCATCTGGTCCATCGAGACGCGCTACCACGAGGTCGCCGAGGCGGCCCTCGACGGCGGCTTCGACATGATCAACGACATCGCGGGCTTCGCCGACCCCGAGATGCCTCACGTCGCCGAGGAGTACGGCGTCGCCGTCGCGAAGATGGCCAGCCCGCCGGACCTCGCGCGCCCCGGCGCTGTCGAGGAGACGCCCTGGGCCGAGCGCAAGGGAGGGGACTGGGCCGAGCAGGCGGACTACGTCGACATGGTGTACGAGGCGCTCAAGCAGAACGGCCTGCCCGACAACACCATCGTCGACCCGGCGTTCGGCGGCTGGTCCGAGGCCAAGACAGTCGTGGACGACCGCGAGACGTTCAGGCGGCTCCGCGAGTTCCGCGGGCTCGGCCAGCCGATGCTCGTCTCCATCAACCGGAAGAACTTCCTCCGCTCGCTGACCGGCCGCTCGACCGAGGACGCACTCGCCGTCTCCCTCGCGGCCACGTCGATGGCCATCGAGCGCGGCGCACACGTCATCCGGACCCACGACGTGCGGGAGACGGTCGACGCCGCCGCCGTCGGCGACGCGTTCCTGCCCGAGCGACACCGGAGCCACGAGGGAAGCGTGACCGTCGAGGAGCTGGACGTCGTGACCGAAGCCGACGTGCGTCGCCACGTCGAGCGGCTCGGCACGGGTGACGTGGCCGCCCTCGCGACCCTCGCGGTGTTCGAGGTCGATGGGCTCTCCGATGGCGCGTGCGAGGAGCTCGTTGCACTCGCGACGGACGCCGATGCGACCTTCGTGACGAACGCCGACGGCGACGGCGGGCTGCTCGTCGGCACCCACGCCGCGCTCGCGTCACTCGTCGGTGAGCCCGCCGAGACCCAGGGGGCGGGGGTCGTCCTCGACGCCGTCGCGTCGGCGCTGGAGTGA
- a CDS encoding quinone oxidoreductase family protein: MRAIQVTEYGGSDNIEVVEQEKPEPGPGEVRIEVEAAGINFADIMQRRGHYPGGPDAPFVPGFEAAGTIDAVGEGVGIEVGERYVGMVGVGGYAEYAVTEADSLFPIPEGMSFAEAAGFPVQFLTAHNCLFEWGGLEEGESVLIQAAAGGVGTAAVQLADRAGAEVFGTASTQEKLDLAAELGCDHPINYTEEEFVEIVTEETDGVGVDLALDGVGDDVFSDCIRATKDFGRIVPYGAASGVPGTLDTSEMFFRNQSVIGYHLGRAMARKPQKVLEAVPDLTQGLTEGELEVVVGKTFALEDAREAHEYIEDRKSVGKVVLEP, encoded by the coding sequence ATGCGAGCCATCCAGGTCACGGAGTACGGCGGGAGCGACAACATCGAGGTCGTCGAGCAGGAGAAACCGGAGCCCGGTCCGGGCGAGGTCCGCATCGAGGTCGAGGCCGCTGGCATCAACTTCGCGGACATCATGCAGCGCCGCGGGCACTACCCGGGCGGACCGGACGCGCCGTTCGTCCCCGGCTTCGAAGCCGCGGGCACCATCGACGCCGTCGGCGAGGGCGTCGGCATCGAGGTGGGCGAGCGCTACGTCGGCATGGTCGGCGTCGGCGGCTACGCCGAGTACGCCGTCACCGAGGCGGACTCCCTGTTCCCCATCCCGGAAGGCATGAGCTTCGCGGAGGCCGCGGGCTTCCCCGTGCAGTTCCTCACCGCCCACAACTGCCTGTTCGAGTGGGGCGGGCTGGAGGAGGGCGAGTCGGTGCTCATCCAGGCAGCGGCCGGCGGCGTCGGCACCGCCGCCGTCCAGCTCGCCGACCGCGCCGGCGCGGAGGTCTTCGGCACCGCGAGCACGCAGGAGAAGCTCGACCTCGCCGCGGAGCTGGGCTGTGACCACCCCATCAACTACACCGAGGAGGAGTTCGTCGAGATCGTCACGGAGGAGACCGACGGCGTCGGCGTCGACCTCGCGCTCGACGGCGTCGGCGACGACGTGTTCTCGGACTGCATCCGGGCCACGAAGGACTTCGGCCGGATCGTCCCCTACGGCGCGGCCAGCGGCGTGCCCGGCACGCTCGACACCAGCGAGATGTTCTTCCGCAACCAGTCGGTCATCGGCTACCACCTCGGCCGCGCGATGGCCCGCAAGCCCCAGAAGGTGCTCGAGGCGGTGCCGGACCTGACGCAGGGCCTGACCGAGGGCGAGCTCGAAGTCGTCGTCGGCAAGACGTTCGCGCTCGAGGACGCCCGGGAGGCCCACGAGTACATCGAGGACCGCAAGTCCGTCGGGAAGGTCGTCCTGGAACCGTAG
- a CDS encoding DUF4129 domain-containing protein, which produces MNRERLLPVVLALVCVVALALVAASVVDPADGGGGGSTVSDPQGGDDRSSGGGGDANREPLTEPGEFVFSLGLCVPFLLSGEFFVLAIGVALLLWAVLAYRSDAFAASASIVALGFPAFFVWMLLTSCSQPTEVPDSVTFIPSKPAPPSTGGNASFGVVQDPGVVITQPPVVLVLLVATVVVGIVGFVVWADSDDEEPEEPPEHEGDAEAGPEARAAAIGTVAGQVADRLERDAGTENEVFRAWVEMTRHLPVDHPRSSTPSEFADAAVDAGVAREDVAELTALFEEVRYGGEPVTADRATRAVDALRHIEDEYGEAS; this is translated from the coding sequence GTGAACCGAGAGCGACTCCTCCCGGTCGTCCTCGCGCTCGTCTGCGTGGTCGCGCTCGCACTCGTCGCGGCGAGCGTGGTCGACCCCGCCGATGGTGGTGGCGGCGGGTCGACCGTCAGCGACCCGCAGGGTGGGGACGACCGCAGCTCCGGTGGGGGCGGCGACGCCAACCGCGAACCCCTCACCGAGCCGGGTGAGTTCGTGTTCAGCCTGGGCCTCTGCGTGCCGTTCCTGCTCAGTGGCGAGTTCTTCGTGCTGGCCATCGGTGTCGCACTTCTCCTCTGGGCGGTGCTGGCGTACCGGAGCGACGCGTTCGCCGCCTCCGCCTCCATCGTCGCGCTCGGGTTCCCCGCCTTCTTCGTCTGGATGCTGCTGACGAGCTGCTCGCAACCGACCGAGGTCCCCGACTCGGTCACGTTCATCCCGTCGAAGCCCGCGCCGCCGAGTACCGGCGGCAACGCGTCGTTCGGGGTCGTGCAGGACCCGGGCGTCGTCATCACCCAGCCCCCCGTCGTCCTCGTGCTGCTCGTGGCGACGGTCGTCGTCGGCATCGTCGGCTTCGTCGTCTGGGCGGACAGCGACGACGAGGAACCCGAGGAGCCCCCCGAGCACGAGGGCGACGCCGAGGCGGGGCCCGAGGCGCGGGCCGCCGCCATCGGCACCGTCGCCGGGCAGGTCGCCGACCGGCTCGAACGCGACGCCGGGACGGAGAACGAGGTGTTCCGCGCGTGGGTCGAGATGACCCGGCACCTCCCGGTCGACCATCCCCGGTCGAGCACTCCGTCCGAGTTCGCCGATGCGGCCGTCGACGCGGGCGTCGCCCGCGAGGACGTGGCCGAGCTCACGGCGCTGTTCGAGGAGGTGCGCTACGGCGGCGAGCCGGTGACGGCGGACCGCGCAACCCGCGCAGTCGACGCGCTCCGACACATCGAGGACGAGTACGGCGAGGCGTCGTGA
- a CDS encoding outer membrane protein assembly factor BamB family protein, producing the protein MTPSRRRVLVATASAVTAGLAGCTTDATPADRRTDDTETATPTETQAPDDGGDGPTDTPEVRWTASVGEATTNAPLVRDGTVFLGSDGGGGIDSGDESGHHLSALATADGSEQWAFETDKPVGGRPTVTDDGVYVTGGYDRGTAGVDYEVFALDRDGSGRWRFTDDALSAWYTVCGVVDGTVFVGSNDDAIGPGAYSAGVDTADGSTRWTREIGDATDGLPLDDHCLLSSATGLHAITTDGTVEWTFEGTDPLNLFGAVPFLAGGCVVVEADGVVALDPATGTVNWRYRPSESYVTGRIGVGDLVVARTDAGGLVGLDAATGTERWTDDGLGEGYGLAAVGDDRFAVATTDGYQVRTLADEHVGSFSVPGSRPRLTSVGETVFVWSDERERLDAFAADATHRWTFTPETAVQGLDAAAGVAYVATLDGTCHALAL; encoded by the coding sequence ATGACGCCCTCCCGACGACGGGTGCTCGTCGCCACGGCGAGCGCCGTCACCGCAGGACTGGCCGGCTGTACGACGGACGCAACGCCCGCAGACCGACGGACCGACGACACCGAGACCGCGACGCCGACCGAGACGCAGGCCCCCGACGACGGCGGCGACGGGCCGACCGACACCCCCGAGGTCCGCTGGACGGCCAGCGTCGGCGAGGCGACGACGAACGCGCCGCTCGTCCGCGATGGGACGGTGTTCCTCGGCAGCGACGGCGGGGGCGGCATCGACTCCGGCGACGAGAGCGGTCACCACCTGTCAGCCCTCGCGACCGCGGACGGGAGCGAGCAGTGGGCGTTCGAGACCGACAAACCCGTCGGGGGCCGACCGACCGTCACCGACGACGGTGTCTACGTCACCGGCGGCTACGACCGCGGCACGGCCGGCGTCGACTACGAGGTGTTCGCGCTCGACCGCGACGGCAGCGGTCGCTGGCGGTTCACCGACGACGCACTCAGCGCCTGGTACACCGTCTGCGGCGTCGTCGACGGCACCGTGTTCGTCGGCAGCAACGACGACGCCATCGGCCCGGGTGCGTACAGCGCCGGCGTCGACACGGCCGACGGTTCGACGCGCTGGACCCGTGAAATCGGGGACGCGACAGACGGCCTCCCGCTCGACGACCACTGTCTGCTCTCCAGCGCGACGGGGCTGCACGCCATCACCACCGACGGGACGGTCGAGTGGACCTTCGAGGGCACCGACCCGCTGAACCTGTTCGGCGCGGTGCCGTTCCTGGCCGGCGGCTGCGTCGTGGTCGAGGCCGACGGCGTCGTCGCGCTCGACCCTGCAACGGGAACGGTGAACTGGCGATATCGGCCCTCCGAGAGCTACGTGACCGGACGTATCGGGGTCGGCGACCTCGTCGTCGCACGGACGGATGCCGGCGGGCTCGTCGGACTGGACGCCGCGACCGGCACAGAACGCTGGACCGACGACGGACTCGGCGAGGGCTACGGGCTGGCGGCCGTCGGCGACGACCGCTTCGCCGTCGCCACGACCGACGGCTACCAGGTCCGAACGCTCGCCGACGAGCACGTCGGTTCGTTCTCCGTCCCGGGGTCCCGCCCGAGACTCACCAGCGTCGGGGAGACGGTCTTCGTCTGGAGCGACGAACGCGAGCGACTGGACGCGTTCGCGGCCGACGCGACGCACCGCTGGACGTTCACGCCCGAGACGGCCGTCCAGGGGCTCGACGCGGCCGCCGGCGTTGCCTACGTCGCGACGCTCGACGGCACCTGCCACGCGCTCGCGCTCTGA
- a CDS encoding DUF7269 family protein: protein MKLRTLLAVFGVALALTGFTLVAAPGLASTITLDEAVLVFVGLLGVLQGVRVAIARSRTAYEQVETPDPEASQDLPTPGDEFDEMLATAGADRREREMRESVRNRLERAAVATIVRTEGCTEAEAKRRLESGEWTDDPYARAFFTGSVEGASLFDRIDLRRDNQSRYHRWAVHAASEITRRSEGFDA from the coding sequence ATGAAGCTGCGCACCCTGCTCGCCGTCTTCGGCGTGGCACTCGCGCTGACCGGGTTCACCCTCGTCGCCGCCCCGGGACTCGCGTCGACCATCACGCTCGACGAGGCAGTCCTCGTGTTCGTCGGTCTCCTCGGCGTCTTGCAGGGCGTCCGGGTCGCCATCGCTCGGTCACGCACCGCGTACGAGCAGGTCGAGACGCCGGACCCCGAGGCCTCGCAGGACCTCCCGACGCCCGGCGACGAGTTCGACGAGATGCTCGCCACCGCCGGTGCAGACCGACGCGAGAGGGAGATGCGGGAGTCGGTCCGGAACCGCCTCGAACGCGCGGCCGTCGCGACCATCGTCCGCACGGAGGGCTGTACCGAGGCCGAGGCGAAGCGCCGTCTGGAGAGCGGCGAGTGGACCGACGACCCGTACGCGCGGGCCTTCTTCACGGGCTCCGTCGAGGGTGCGTCGCTGTTCGACCGCATCGACCTCCGACGGGACAACCAGTCGCGGTACCACCGCTGGGCGGTCCACGCCGCCAGCGAGATCACCCGGCGCTCGGAGGGGTTCGACGCGTGA
- a CDS encoding DUF4129 domain-containing protein produces MNRRTIGVAILAVCCVGAIVFAAGTLSQTTSAGEDANQPAPEQDDSIPATDSPMDANVDGGETEQKPPVKVERCEQSIPPLLLLGLMGLVVGVTAFMYRKYDRMVALTSLFVVGVLVATTVPFLVGCPTQPVPEEQQNGTPDVISNQTASGGGGDGTGGGEQGETRQQLPSVVLLLLGVVGIAVVVVAGVWMVRSGDDDESELVEAVGTEDEPEPPDSPDVEAVAAAAGRAADRIEEQSAVDNEIYRAWVEMTRHLPADHPETSTPREFERTAVDAGFETGAVGELTDLFESVRYGRESATAEREERAVEALRRLEDQFEGENE; encoded by the coding sequence GTGAACAGACGGACGATCGGGGTCGCTATCCTCGCGGTCTGCTGTGTGGGGGCCATCGTCTTCGCTGCCGGGACGCTCAGTCAGACGACGAGCGCCGGCGAGGACGCGAACCAGCCGGCACCGGAACAGGACGACAGCATCCCCGCGACGGATTCGCCGATGGACGCGAACGTGGACGGGGGTGAGACAGAGCAGAAGCCGCCGGTGAAGGTCGAACGATGCGAGCAGTCGATTCCGCCGCTGCTGCTGCTCGGGCTGATGGGGCTCGTCGTCGGGGTGACGGCGTTCATGTACCGGAAGTACGACAGGATGGTCGCGCTCACCTCCCTCTTCGTGGTCGGCGTTCTGGTGGCGACGACCGTTCCGTTCCTGGTGGGCTGTCCGACCCAGCCGGTCCCCGAGGAGCAACAGAACGGGACGCCCGACGTGATCAGCAACCAGACGGCGTCCGGCGGTGGCGGTGACGGCACCGGCGGTGGCGAACAGGGCGAGACGCGCCAGCAGCTCCCGAGCGTGGTGTTGCTGCTGCTCGGTGTCGTCGGCATCGCGGTGGTGGTCGTCGCCGGCGTCTGGATGGTCCGCTCCGGCGACGACGACGAGTCCGAGCTCGTCGAGGCGGTCGGCACGGAGGACGAGCCCGAGCCACCCGACTCGCCGGACGTCGAGGCGGTCGCGGCGGCCGCGGGCCGGGCGGCGGACCGCATCGAGGAGCAGTCGGCGGTCGACAACGAGATCTACCGCGCCTGGGTCGAGATGACCCGGCACCTCCCCGCAGACCACCCCGAGACCAGTACGCCGCGGGAGTTCGAGCGCACGGCCGTCGACGCCGGCTTCGAGACCGGTGCCGTCGGCGAGCTCACCGACCTGTTCGAGTCGGTGCGCTACGGACGCGAGAGCGCGACCGCCGAACGCGAGGAGCGGGCAGTCGAAGCACTGAGGCGTCTCGAGGACCAGTTCGAGGGTGAGAACGAATGA
- a CDS encoding inorganic phosphate transporter, which translates to MTDLLFWGLVVVATLTSLGTAWTLGANSNSPPFAPAIGANAVSTMKAAFLIGILAALGALTQGGSISETVGAGLIDGVAISSLAATAGLLTATAFMAFGIYSGYPVPAAFATTGAMVGVGLSLGGDPAVGTYQRIATFWLLVPPVSGGLAYTTATLLRRDDIPETVSIPLLAGVVGGIVANIRLSVIPSPTGAEQESLAGFVAGSLPSPTIGEVDVLLPVVTLLVAVGSFQFIRRRTQVSVDRGIKSFLLILGSIVAFSSGGSQVGLATGPLENLYGTELGLPGIALLTVGSVGILGGAWMGAPRLLQATSREYAQLGVRRSIAALVPGFIIAQAAILLGIPISFNNIIISGVIGGGLAGGSAGVSRRKIATTLVFWVLTLGTSVVLGFVVYRVFAFVLGSAA; encoded by the coding sequence ATGACCGACCTCCTGTTCTGGGGGCTGGTCGTGGTGGCCACCCTGACCAGCCTCGGCACCGCGTGGACGCTCGGGGCGAACAGCAACTCGCCGCCCTTCGCGCCCGCCATCGGCGCGAACGCGGTGTCGACGATGAAGGCCGCGTTCCTCATCGGCATCCTCGCGGCGCTCGGTGCGCTCACGCAGGGCGGGAGCATCTCCGAGACCGTCGGCGCGGGGCTCATCGACGGCGTCGCCATCTCGTCGCTGGCGGCGACCGCGGGGCTGCTGACGGCGACGGCGTTCATGGCGTTCGGCATCTACTCGGGCTATCCGGTGCCGGCGGCGTTCGCGACGACCGGTGCGATGGTCGGTGTCGGCCTCTCGCTCGGTGGCGACCCCGCGGTCGGGACCTACCAGCGCATCGCGACGTTCTGGCTGCTCGTCCCGCCGGTCTCCGGAGGGCTGGCCTACACCACGGCGACGCTGTTGCGTCGTGACGACATCCCGGAGACCGTCAGTATCCCGCTGCTCGCCGGTGTCGTCGGCGGTATCGTCGCCAACATCCGGCTGAGCGTCATCCCCTCGCCCACGGGGGCCGAACAGGAGTCGCTCGCGGGCTTCGTCGCGGGGTCGCTCCCGTCGCCCACGATCGGCGAGGTCGACGTGCTCCTGCCGGTCGTGACGCTCCTCGTCGCCGTGGGGAGCTTCCAGTTCATCCGCCGGCGGACCCAGGTGTCCGTCGACAGGGGCATCAAGAGCTTCCTGCTCATCCTCGGGAGCATCGTCGCGTTCTCCAGCGGCGGGAGTCAGGTCGGGCTGGCGACCGGCCCGCTGGAGAACCTCTACGGGACCGAACTCGGGCTCCCGGGTATCGCCCTGCTGACCGTCGGCTCGGTCGGCATCCTCGGCGGGGCCTGGATGGGCGCACCGCGACTGCTGCAGGCGACCTCGCGGGAGTACGCCCAGCTCGGGGTGCGCCGGTCCATCGCGGCGCTCGTCCCCGGGTTCATCATCGCGCAGGCCGCCATCCTGCTGGGTATCCCCATCTCGTTCAACAACATCATCATCTCGGGCGTCATCGGCGGCGGGCTGGCCGGCGGCTCGGCTGGCGTCTCCAGGCGGAAGATAGCGACGACGCTCGTCTTCTGGGTGCTCACGCTCGGCACCTCGGTCGTGCTCGGCTTCGTCGTCTACCGGGTGTTCGCGTTCGTGCTCGGCAGTGCGGCCTGA
- a CDS encoding universal stress protein, with translation MTPSHVLVPLDGSPLADRALVHTLSTFDCRTTVLNVVTPLDSSMSESGILDADADREDAAEDRAEKIIERGKRRAEEYGRTVETAVETGDPAETIVDYADAHAVDHIVMGGHGGDRSGLAARLLGTVATSVVSEATMTVTVVRD, from the coding sequence ATGACCCCCTCTCACGTCCTCGTCCCGCTCGACGGCTCGCCGCTGGCCGACCGGGCGCTCGTCCACACGCTTTCGACGTTCGACTGCCGGACGACGGTGCTCAACGTCGTCACGCCGCTGGACAGCTCGATGAGCGAGAGCGGCATCCTCGATGCGGACGCGGACCGCGAGGACGCCGCCGAGGACCGCGCCGAGAAGATAATCGAGCGCGGGAAGCGCCGCGCCGAGGAGTACGGCCGCACCGTGGAGACGGCCGTCGAGACCGGCGATCCCGCCGAGACCATCGTCGACTACGCCGACGCCCACGCCGTCGACCACATCGTCATGGGCGGCCACGGCGGCGACCGCTCCGGGCTCGCGGCGCGCCTGCTCGGGACCGTCGCCACGTCGGTCGTGAGCGAGGCGACGATGACCGTGACCGTCGTCCGGGACTGA
- a CDS encoding FAD-binding oxidoreductase → MTNDCSFLGDLDLADDQVSFAEATREAHDSDWGTKPGDEVLPDAVVYPESTEDVSAVLEAATAQDLPVTPYAAGTSLEGNAVPAHAGISLDLTRMDAVLDVRPEDFQIDVEPGIFGSAVDDAAGEHGLLFPPLPSSGSISTVGGMIANAASGMQTVKYGEVADWVLELEAVLADGSVVTAGSKAVKTSSGYNLRDLLIGSEGTLAVVTRATLELAGRPAQVRGGRAQFETLDDATAAVEDAVQSGVDVAKLELIDAESAMMANAYSGTDLPDRPTVFFEFHANHGVDEEVAFCESVFAAHDATLFEVAEADGGMDGLWQARKDLAYAMQSWDPELTPLHPGDITVPISHYGDAIRYAKGLADEHDLLIPCFGHAGDGNVHYSVLVDEDDPEEVERGEEAYRRIVEFAIDRGGTCTGEHGIGLGKREFLVREHGEATVEAMRKVKRALDPTDTLNPGKMFPETVDGRRVRDEGAE, encoded by the coding sequence ATGACAAACGACTGCTCGTTCCTCGGCGACCTGGACCTTGCCGACGACCAGGTGTCGTTCGCCGAGGCGACACGCGAGGCCCACGACAGCGACTGGGGGACGAAGCCCGGCGACGAGGTGCTACCCGACGCCGTGGTGTACCCCGAGTCGACCGAGGACGTCTCGGCGGTCCTCGAAGCCGCGACGGCACAGGACCTGCCCGTCACCCCCTACGCCGCCGGCACGAGTCTGGAGGGCAACGCGGTGCCGGCCCACGCCGGCATCAGCCTCGACCTGACCCGGATGGACGCGGTACTCGACGTGCGGCCCGAGGACTTCCAGATCGACGTCGAACCGGGCATCTTCGGCTCGGCCGTCGACGACGCCGCGGGTGAGCACGGCCTGCTGTTCCCGCCGCTGCCATCCTCCGGCAGCATCTCGACCGTCGGCGGGATGATCGCGAACGCTGCAAGCGGGATGCAGACGGTGAAGTACGGCGAGGTCGCGGACTGGGTGCTCGAACTGGAGGCCGTACTCGCCGACGGCTCCGTCGTCACCGCCGGCTCGAAGGCGGTCAAGACTTCGTCGGGCTACAACCTGCGCGACCTGCTCATCGGCAGCGAGGGGACGCTCGCCGTCGTCACGCGGGCCACCCTCGAACTCGCTGGCCGGCCCGCCCAGGTCCGCGGCGGGCGCGCGCAGTTCGAGACGCTCGACGACGCCACCGCCGCCGTCGAGGACGCCGTCCAGTCAGGCGTCGACGTGGCGAAGCTCGAGCTCATCGACGCCGAGAGCGCGATGATGGCCAACGCTTACTCCGGCACCGACCTGCCCGACCGACCGACCGTCTTCTTCGAGTTCCACGCCAACCACGGCGTCGACGAGGAGGTCGCCTTCTGCGAGTCCGTCTTCGCGGCCCACGACGCGACGCTGTTCGAGGTCGCCGAGGCCGACGGGGGGATGGACGGTCTCTGGCAGGCCCGCAAGGACCTCGCCTACGCGATGCAGTCGTGGGACCCCGAGCTGACCCCGTTGCACCCCGGCGACATCACCGTCCCCATCTCACACTACGGCGACGCCATCCGCTACGCGAAGGGGCTCGCCGACGAGCACGACCTCCTCATCCCGTGCTTCGGCCACGCCGGGGACGGCAACGTCCACTACTCCGTGCTGGTCGACGAGGACGACCCCGAGGAGGTCGAACGCGGCGAGGAGGCGTACCGAAGGATCGTGGAGTTCGCCATCGACCGCGGCGGCACCTGCACCGGCGAGCACGGCATCGGCCTCGGCAAGCGCGAGTTCCTCGTCCGCGAGCACGGCGAGGCCACCGTCGAGGCAATGCGGAAGGTCAAGCGCGCACTCGACCCGACGGACACGCTCAATCCCGGGAAGATGTTCCCCGAAACGGTCGATGGACGACGGGTCCGCGACGAGGGCGCGGAATGA